Proteins encoded in a region of the Natrinema salinisoli genome:
- a CDS encoding aldehyde dehydrogenase family protein yields MAQTMPDPYSLENEWDFVYTNGERQASDGEDVIPVENPATGSVLTEVPDSTENDVDDAFRAAKQAQKEWAEKPPQARSEVIQKALGILQENHEEIAEINVAECGSTQAKAGFELGQLAPGIMTESVAFPTRSKGESATSVIPGKENVVHREPAGIVGVITPWNFPFHLSMRVVAPAIALGNAVVLKPDPHTPISGGLLLAQIFEDAGLPPGVLNVVPGGSEAGERIVTHPELDVISFTGSTEVGKQVGEVAGRNLKVQALELGGNNPQIVLDDADLDATLDAATFGSFMHQGQICIKINRHLVHESVVDEYVERLTERAENLTVGDPSDPDVDIGPIINESQRDQMMAFIDDSVEQGATIETGGEANGLFVEPTVMTGVSNDMPVSCNEHFGPIAPIITFSDVDEAVALANDTEYGLTSAVHTSDIQRGKSIAKRLEAGMIHINDQPINAEPHIPFGGAKDSGLGRYNGDNIIRELTETKWVSVQDEPREFPI; encoded by the coding sequence ATGGCACAGACAATGCCGGATCCATATAGCTTGGAGAATGAATGGGATTTCGTTTACACGAACGGTGAACGACAAGCATCCGATGGGGAGGATGTTATCCCAGTCGAAAATCCTGCCACTGGCAGCGTTCTTACCGAAGTCCCTGACAGTACGGAAAACGATGTCGACGATGCCTTCAGAGCCGCTAAGCAAGCACAAAAAGAGTGGGCTGAAAAACCACCGCAAGCGCGGTCTGAAGTCATTCAGAAAGCACTCGGGATACTTCAGGAAAACCATGAGGAAATTGCTGAAATAAACGTTGCAGAATGCGGTAGCACGCAAGCTAAAGCAGGGTTCGAGCTGGGGCAGTTAGCGCCAGGAATTATGACGGAGTCTGTGGCTTTCCCAACGAGATCGAAGGGAGAATCCGCGACTTCAGTGATTCCAGGAAAAGAGAATGTTGTCCACCGAGAGCCAGCCGGTATTGTTGGTGTGATCACTCCCTGGAATTTCCCGTTCCACCTCTCGATGCGAGTCGTCGCTCCAGCAATCGCCCTGGGTAATGCTGTCGTCCTGAAACCCGATCCTCATACGCCAATTAGTGGTGGGTTGCTCCTCGCCCAAATATTCGAGGATGCAGGTCTTCCACCGGGTGTTTTGAATGTCGTACCTGGTGGAAGCGAGGCGGGTGAGCGGATCGTAACTCATCCCGAACTGGACGTGATCTCGTTTACAGGGTCAACTGAAGTCGGAAAGCAAGTTGGCGAAGTAGCAGGACGAAATCTGAAAGTCCAGGCACTCGAGTTGGGTGGAAACAATCCACAAATTGTCCTCGATGATGCCGATTTAGACGCTACTTTGGACGCAGCGACGTTCGGCTCATTTATGCACCAGGGGCAGATATGTATTAAAATTAATAGACATCTCGTACATGAATCAGTAGTCGACGAATATGTTGAGCGCCTGACCGAGCGTGCGGAGAACCTGACAGTCGGCGATCCGTCGGATCCTGATGTAGATATCGGACCAATCATTAACGAATCGCAACGCGACCAAATGATGGCGTTCATAGACGACAGCGTCGAACAGGGAGCGACCATCGAGACTGGCGGTGAGGCCAATGGCCTATTCGTCGAACCGACAGTGATGACGGGGGTTTCGAATGATATGCCAGTGTCGTGTAACGAGCATTTCGGCCCGATTGCCCCGATAATCACGTTCTCGGATGTCGACGAAGCGGTCGCCCTCGCGAACGATACCGAATACGGACTCACCTCGGCCGTCCATACGAGCGATATCCAACGCGGGAAGTCGATCGCAAAACGACTCGAGGCGGGTATGATTCATATTAACGACCAACCGATCAACGCCGAACCACACATTCCGTTCGGCGGCGCGAAAGACTCTGGATTAGGAAGATATAATGGTGACAACATCATCAGAGAGCTTACTGAAACTAAGTGGGTGTCTGTACAGGATGAACCACGGGAGTTCCCAATCTAA
- a CDS encoding NAD(P)-dependent alcohol dehydrogenase, translated as MDIQAAVVNEEGASFEIEEVNLDEPRPDEVLVRVVGCGICHTDLIVRDQMYPTPLPAVLGHEGAGVVEKVGEDVTRVEPGDHVVMSFDYDGTCKSCRDGHPAFCERAYDYCFGGVRPEDGTSPISLDGEEISGRFFGQSSFATYAIASERNAVPVGDDVPLELLGPLGCGIQTGAGGVINSLNAQAGSTIAIFGAGSVGLAAVMAAELKGCTDIISVDLKPNRLEKALEVGATKTVNPEKVDDVVEEVRELTGGVDYALETTGVPTVAEQATEVLTQLGTLGIIGAPALGTEASYDVNNLILNGRSITGIVQGDSDPQQFIPDLIELYRQGKFPFDELVTYYDFKDIEQAIEDAESGETIKPILRMGDT; from the coding sequence ATGGATATACAAGCTGCAGTAGTAAATGAAGAGGGTGCATCGTTTGAAATTGAAGAAGTAAATCTCGACGAGCCAAGACCAGACGAAGTACTCGTCCGCGTTGTCGGATGTGGCATTTGCCACACAGACTTAATTGTCCGCGATCAAATGTATCCGACACCGTTGCCAGCAGTACTCGGGCATGAGGGTGCTGGAGTCGTTGAAAAAGTGGGCGAAGACGTGACACGAGTAGAACCTGGTGATCACGTGGTCATGAGCTTCGACTACGACGGAACCTGCAAGAGCTGTCGCGATGGTCACCCTGCATTCTGTGAGAGGGCCTATGACTATTGCTTTGGTGGCGTCAGACCAGAGGACGGTACCTCGCCGATTTCATTAGATGGAGAGGAAATCAGCGGCCGTTTCTTTGGTCAATCATCGTTCGCCACGTACGCAATTGCGTCCGAGCGAAATGCCGTCCCCGTCGGAGACGACGTTCCACTGGAGTTGCTCGGCCCGCTTGGATGTGGTATCCAGACGGGTGCGGGGGGCGTCATCAACTCATTAAACGCACAAGCAGGATCGACGATCGCTATCTTCGGAGCGGGTTCCGTCGGACTGGCGGCCGTCATGGCCGCCGAACTCAAGGGATGTACCGACATAATTTCCGTCGATCTCAAGCCGAACCGCTTAGAGAAAGCGTTGGAAGTCGGTGCTACGAAGACTGTGAACCCTGAGAAAGTAGATGATGTGGTCGAAGAAGTCCGGGAACTCACTGGTGGCGTCGACTATGCGCTAGAGACGACGGGTGTTCCAACTGTCGCCGAGCAGGCAACCGAGGTCCTCACGCAATTAGGGACGCTCGGTATTATAGGTGCTCCAGCACTTGGAACAGAGGCTAGTTATGATGTTAACAACCTCATTTTGAACGGCCGAAGCATTACAGGGATTGTGCAAGGTGATTCCGATCCACAGCAGTTTATCCCCGATCTTATCGAACTATATCGACAGGGTAAGTTCCCGTTTGACGAACTAGTCACTTACTACGACTTTAAGGATATAGAACAGGCTATCGAAGATGCTGAGAGTGGCGAGACGATTAAACCCATTCTCCGCATGGGAGATACTTAA
- a CDS encoding GNAT family N-acetyltransferase: MTPRRGHSQTNIFVINDELVAVHTGTMAANACSGWDNSECKGTVHCPPRCPRFIDNEGTAVVIRPPDSDCRNALLEMYDTIDDSTMGLPPEHRDDREQWLDRLLNDGWNLIVTADDEVVGHVAVVPADAADPEFVIFVRPDFQNRKIGTELLKHVIAYADDRDHEELNLNVPKGHRRAITLYEKIGFSVTDIDRPDLKMRLPLEAPLVTTVQRPPAGRD; the protein is encoded by the coding sequence ATGACTCCACGTCGAGGACACAGCCAAACGAACATATTCGTGATAAACGATGAGTTGGTAGCTGTTCACACTGGAACTATGGCCGCGAACGCATGTTCCGGGTGGGATAATTCCGAGTGCAAGGGGACGGTACACTGTCCACCGCGCTGTCCGCGATTCATCGACAACGAGGGAACAGCGGTAGTGATCCGCCCCCCTGATTCCGACTGCCGTAACGCGCTGCTTGAGATGTACGACACCATCGACGACTCAACAATGGGGCTCCCACCGGAGCACCGCGACGACCGCGAGCAGTGGCTTGATCGACTCCTGAACGATGGCTGGAACCTAATCGTGACGGCTGACGACGAGGTTGTCGGACACGTCGCTGTCGTCCCGGCCGACGCTGCCGATCCAGAGTTTGTTATTTTCGTCCGCCCCGATTTTCAGAACCGAAAGATCGGGACTGAGCTGCTCAAGCACGTCATCGCCTACGCTGATGACCGCGACCACGAAGAACTGAATCTCAACGTCCCGAAGGGGCACCGTCGGGCGATCACCCTCTATGAAAAAATTGGATTCAGCGTGACCGATATCGATCGGCCTGACCTCAAAATGCGACTACCGCTGGAGGCTCCTCTGGTAACGACAGTTCAACGACCGCCGGCCGGCCGTGACTGA
- a CDS encoding acyl-CoA thioesterase: MSFTRTWTVRFSDTDPFGIAHYPRMVDAIHETSDMFMEGIGWPYWELHEQHGLGLPLVSMDFDFMGQVHGGDDIKIELNATVGKSSVQFNYLASHNGEVVFEGTEHRVCVPMDGDSGITVPDDLREALESA, encoded by the coding sequence ATGAGTTTCACACGCACTTGGACCGTCCGGTTTTCGGACACTGATCCATTTGGTATTGCTCACTACCCGCGGATGGTCGACGCGATCCACGAGACATCAGACATGTTCATGGAGGGGATCGGATGGCCCTATTGGGAGCTTCACGAGCAACATGGGCTCGGCCTTCCGCTCGTCTCGATGGACTTCGATTTCATGGGTCAAGTTCATGGTGGCGATGACATCAAGATCGAACTGAACGCGACCGTCGGAAAATCAAGCGTTCAGTTCAATTACCTGGCGAGCCACAACGGCGAGGTCGTCTTCGAGGGGACTGAACACCGCGTCTGCGTGCCAATGGACGGCGACAGCGGTATTACGGTTCCCGACGATTTACGAGAAGCGCTCGAGAGCGCTTGA
- a CDS encoding FAD-binding and (Fe-S)-binding domain-containing protein — MTVSPNTPLDVDASDADERAEYDYTSDDVERPDLVAALCERINGDVRFDTYTRQLYATDASAYEETPIGVVFPKSTEDVASVVSYCADHEIPVLPRGGGTSLAGQAVNEAVVLDFSRYMDGIVSVEADAQRARVQSGVVLEELNDALAPHGLKFAPDPAAGDRSVIGGAIGNNSTGAHSLKYGKTDVYVEECEVVLADGTVATLGEIEVDELRERADPVGDLLERVSAEVVRIINEEADDVRERFPDLKRNVSGYNLDVLVEEAESGTVNLARLLAGSEGTLAVITEAEVSLEPVPETKAVSLLFYESVLAAVTDVQHVLEHDPVAVELIDDVLIGLARETAEFEEIAALVPDGAQAALLVEFYAEDDKHGRERTACLLADRVPDGESKAASPEDRPAVDETHAFEGLEAHADAKREKFWKLRKAGLPILLSRTSDEKHISFMEDCAIPPEHLPEFVERFQSLLVEKDRDVDAAFYAHAGPGVLHVRPLVNTKAAEDREDMVEIADEVTDMVVEFGGSVSGEHGDGRARTQWNRKLYGEKLWQTFRDLKTAFDPTWLLNPGNVCGDHDMTENLRYDDEYAYDAGFEPSLNWDNENGMQGMVELCHGCGGCRGDQESTGGVMCPTYRAADEEITATRGRANLLRQAMSGDLPDDPTDDEFAEEVLGLCIGCKGCARDCPSEVDMAKLKTEVMHARHQEHGASLRDKLFANFDRLAPIGSSLAPLSNLAQSLPGAGMIAEKIIGIASERSLPEFHRETVQEWFEARGGSRIPESTAKRKAVFFVDTYTNYSHPSVGKATIRVLEAAGVHVDLAKQTDSGRPALSKGFVDQARQAMRINIAELAPRVKDGWDVVLAEPSDAVMFQSDALDLLDGTGVKSVADNAYGICEYIDMFRLDENVDWVAPSESLAYHGHCHQKATKKDHHAVGVLRRVGYAVDPLDSGCCGMAGSFGYESEHYSLSQSIGDILIDQIEDSHATVVTAPGTSCRTQLGDKRLEPVPRESSLAGSDLDREEPPTPVELLAYALPR, encoded by the coding sequence ATGACTGTGAGTCCTAACACTCCTCTCGACGTCGACGCATCGGACGCTGACGAGCGGGCAGAGTACGACTACACCTCCGACGATGTCGAACGTCCGGATCTGGTCGCCGCCCTCTGCGAGCGGATCAATGGTGACGTCCGATTCGACACGTACACCCGGCAGCTGTACGCGACGGACGCGAGCGCCTACGAAGAGACGCCGATCGGCGTCGTCTTCCCGAAGTCGACTGAAGATGTCGCTAGCGTCGTCTCCTACTGCGCTGACCACGAGATTCCCGTCCTTCCACGGGGCGGGGGCACGAGCCTCGCCGGCCAGGCGGTCAACGAGGCCGTCGTCCTCGACTTCAGCCGTTACATGGATGGGATCGTCTCCGTCGAGGCCGACGCGCAGCGCGCCCGCGTTCAGTCGGGCGTCGTCCTCGAGGAACTCAACGACGCGTTAGCGCCCCACGGGCTGAAGTTCGCGCCGGATCCCGCCGCCGGTGACCGCAGCGTCATCGGCGGCGCGATCGGCAACAACTCCACGGGTGCCCATTCGCTGAAGTACGGAAAGACCGACGTCTACGTCGAGGAGTGCGAGGTCGTCCTCGCCGACGGCACCGTCGCGACCCTCGGCGAGATCGAGGTTGACGAACTCCGCGAGCGGGCCGATCCCGTCGGCGACCTCCTCGAGCGCGTCTCTGCGGAAGTCGTCCGGATCATCAACGAGGAGGCCGACGACGTCCGCGAACGGTTCCCTGACCTGAAGCGCAACGTCTCCGGTTACAACCTCGATGTGCTCGTCGAGGAAGCCGAGAGCGGTACCGTTAATCTTGCACGGCTGCTCGCGGGCAGCGAGGGGACGCTGGCCGTCATTACGGAGGCCGAGGTTTCCCTCGAGCCCGTTCCCGAGACGAAGGCAGTTTCCCTGCTGTTCTACGAGAGCGTCCTCGCAGCCGTCACGGACGTCCAGCATGTCCTCGAGCACGACCCCGTAGCGGTCGAACTCATCGACGACGTGCTGATCGGGCTGGCCCGCGAGACCGCGGAGTTCGAGGAGATCGCGGCGCTGGTGCCTGACGGCGCGCAGGCGGCGCTGCTCGTGGAATTCTACGCCGAAGACGACAAGCACGGCCGGGAACGGACTGCCTGCCTCCTCGCTGATCGGGTGCCAGACGGTGAGAGTAAGGCGGCGTCACCCGAGGACCGGCCCGCCGTCGATGAGACCCACGCCTTCGAGGGGCTCGAAGCACACGCCGACGCCAAGCGCGAGAAGTTCTGGAAGCTCCGCAAGGCTGGGCTGCCGATCTTGCTCTCACGGACCTCCGACGAGAAGCATATCAGCTTCATGGAGGACTGCGCTATCCCGCCGGAGCACCTCCCCGAGTTCGTTGAGCGGTTCCAGTCGTTGCTCGTCGAAAAGGACCGCGACGTCGACGCGGCCTTCTACGCCCACGCTGGGCCGGGGGTCCTCCACGTGCGCCCATTAGTGAATACGAAGGCCGCCGAGGACCGCGAGGATATGGTTGAGATCGCCGACGAAGTGACGGATATGGTCGTCGAGTTCGGCGGATCGGTCTCCGGCGAACACGGCGACGGTCGCGCCCGCACTCAGTGGAATCGCAAGCTCTACGGAGAGAAGCTTTGGCAGACGTTCCGTGACCTGAAGACGGCATTCGACCCTACCTGGCTCCTAAACCCGGGGAACGTCTGTGGTGACCACGACATGACGGAGAACCTCCGGTACGACGACGAGTACGCGTACGACGCCGGGTTCGAGCCGTCACTGAACTGGGACAATGAAAACGGCATGCAGGGGATGGTCGAGCTCTGCCACGGCTGTGGCGGCTGTCGGGGCGATCAGGAGAGTACCGGCGGCGTGATGTGTCCGACCTACCGCGCGGCCGATGAGGAGATCACGGCCACGCGAGGTCGCGCGAACCTCCTCCGGCAGGCGATGAGCGGTGACCTCCCCGATGATCCCACCGACGACGAGTTCGCCGAGGAGGTGCTGGGCCTCTGTATCGGCTGCAAGGGCTGTGCACGGGACTGCCCCAGCGAGGTCGACATGGCCAAGCTGAAGACGGAAGTCATGCATGCGCGCCATCAAGAACACGGTGCTAGCCTTCGAGACAAACTGTTCGCGAATTTCGACCGTCTGGCCCCGATCGGCAGTTCCCTTGCACCGCTCTCGAACCTCGCGCAGTCACTTCCGGGAGCTGGAATGATCGCCGAAAAGATCATCGGAATCGCCAGCGAGCGGTCGCTGCCGGAGTTCCATCGTGAGACCGTGCAAGAGTGGTTCGAGGCTCGCGGCGGATCTCGAATTCCCGAGTCCACCGCTAAGCGCAAGGCCGTCTTCTTCGTCGACACCTATACCAACTACAGCCACCCCTCGGTTGGAAAGGCGACGATTCGCGTTCTCGAGGCCGCCGGCGTTCACGTCGACCTCGCCAAACAGACCGACAGCGGACGACCTGCGCTCTCGAAGGGTTTCGTCGATCAGGCCCGGCAGGCGATGCGGATAAACATCGCCGAACTCGCGCCCCGCGTCAAAGATGGCTGGGACGTCGTCCTCGCGGAACCCTCGGACGCGGTGATGTTCCAGTCTGACGCGCTTGATCTGCTCGACGGGACCGGTGTCAAATCTGTCGCAGACAATGCCTATGGAATATGTGAATATATAGACATGTTTCGCCTCGACGAGAACGTCGATTGGGTAGCCCCGTCTGAGTCTTTAGCCTATCATGGCCACTGCCACCAGAAGGCGACAAAGAAGGACCACCACGCCGTTGGCGTCCTACGCCGGGTAGGCTATGCAGTCGACCCGCTCGACTCGGGCTGTTGTGGAATGGCTGGCAGCTTCGGCTACGAGAGCGAACACTACTCCTTGAGCCAGTCCATCGGTGACATCCTCATCGATCAGATTGAGGACAGCCACGCGACCGTTGTCACCGCACCGGGGACGTCTTGTCGCACTCAGCTCGGTGATAAGCGACTCGAACCGGTGCCGAGGGAAAGTTCTCTCGCGGGTAGCGACCTCGATCGCGAGGAACCGCCGACGCCGGTCGAACTGCTAGCGTATGCACTCCCGCGGTAA
- a CDS encoding IclR family transcriptional regulator, which produces MASHENESTRIKSVETTLEIIDVLKQKNGATVSELAAAIGMSKGTVHKHLATLREHDYVVNNSGNYQVGLRFLDIGGYTLCQFDGINQIESKLKEIADEIGETVQFSTEQHGRSVVLAWETGPKGVYSRARLGKRFYMHQTAGGKAILANLPKQRVEAIIDQHGLPPATDSTITTESELFEELETISNRGYAFNKAESTDGLHAVGVPLMGPEGGVLGAFAVAGPSHGMYGNRFEDKIPNVMQSAVNEIELNLTYS; this is translated from the coding sequence ATGGCATCGCACGAGAACGAATCGACACGAATCAAGAGCGTCGAAACAACTCTTGAGATCATTGATGTTTTGAAACAGAAAAATGGAGCAACTGTCTCAGAGTTAGCCGCTGCGATCGGCATGTCAAAAGGAACAGTACACAAACATCTAGCTACGTTACGAGAGCACGATTATGTCGTAAACAACAGCGGTAACTACCAAGTCGGTCTCCGTTTTCTGGATATTGGAGGGTATACTCTCTGCCAGTTCGATGGCATTAACCAGATTGAGTCCAAGCTGAAAGAGATCGCAGACGAGATAGGCGAAACCGTCCAATTTTCTACAGAGCAGCACGGTCGGTCCGTCGTGCTAGCATGGGAAACGGGGCCAAAGGGCGTCTATAGTCGCGCGCGACTCGGAAAACGATTCTATATGCACCAAACTGCAGGAGGGAAAGCGATCCTCGCTAATCTACCAAAACAGCGCGTAGAAGCGATCATCGATCAGCATGGTCTGCCACCTGCAACGGATTCGACGATTACAACAGAATCCGAGCTTTTCGAGGAACTTGAAACGATTAGTAACCGGGGATACGCCTTCAACAAGGCTGAAAGTACAGATGGACTCCACGCTGTCGGCGTTCCGCTAATGGGACCAGAAGGGGGTGTTCTTGGGGCGTTTGCTGTTGCCGGACCAAGCCATGGAATGTACGGTAATCGATTTGAAGACAAGATACCAAACGTTATGCAAAGCGCTGTCAATGAGATTGAGTTGAATCTCACATATTCTTAG